actgtcggtttaccccctgaactttcacttcactttcgatttcccccctgaacttttctattggaaaattaaggactcaaactaatttttttagccaatttgccccctaccgttagtttttcatatattccatccatatttccgttaagtgagaccatgtgcacaacatgtgagggagttaagtcatttcactcttaaaaatgattaaaaaactgaaaaaaaaaaaaaaaacaaaactttccctctatttcttcccgctaattcctatcctcgattttatttttccctctcattcctatgcatgagaaatgacatatggtgttattgtctacaatttttattttctctaacaaattaataatttgacaaatgctaatggtgctattgtctccaaagcagtgcattaatataagaaaccctagtcttttttatggacatgtttcttatattaatgtactgctttgaagacaataacaccatgagcatttgtcaaattattaatttgttagagaaaataaaaatggtagtacatgattcaagaaaaagattaacttagctacttatgaagacaataataccatatgtcatttctcatgcataggaatgagagggaaaaataaaattgaggataggaattagcgggaaaaaaatagagggaaagtttttattattatttattttcagtttttaatcatttttaagagtgaaatgacttaactatcctcacatgttgtgcacatggtctcacttaacggaaatatggatgaaatatatgaaaaactaacggtagggggcaaattggctaaaaaaattagtttgagccttaattttccaatagaaaagttcaggggggaaatcgaaaatgagctgaaagttcagggggtaaaccgacagtttacccttcaaaaatattacaataatttaagaaaTGAGGAGTTTCGAACTCGGGACACATAATGAAAATTCAACACTCTAACCACTTGGATATTATATAAGTTTATTATAATCTTTAGTTGAAATTTGCTCTTAAAAAGATCAGTTGGTGATTAATATGAATTACATATGTAAGTTTGGGTCACATATAGTTATAAAATGAAGCTTTAAATTCATTACCAAGGTGcacaaaaaaaatgcaaatataTTATCAAACCTCcatgattttctttttattcattTGTAAATTTAAGGAAATACAATATTCACTGGTCACTCAAAATCTCGAATTACAAGCCTAAATAGTATTCCAGAAGCAGAAGTTACAAATAAAGGAACGAAAACCACATAATTCATTGATGCTAAAGAGGACACAAAGTTTTGATCAACACATAGAAAATCATTGAAGAGGTAGAAGAAAATTTAGTTGTAGGCATCCTGGTGCTCCAAGAGGTAGTTCTCAACCAACTTCAAGAGTTGGGAGGCCTTCTCTTTGCCAGCCTTGAGATGCTCTTCCTTGATTTCAACATCACCTTTGGTGTGGTAGTGGCAGGTGCGCTTGATGATCGAACCGTTGTTGGAAGCCACCAACATAGTCTCATAAGAGATCTTCTCAATTGTCTCAGAGATAGCATCTCCCTCAATCATACTGTACTTGTACACAAAGTTCTCCTTGTCAATCGCATCAATTCTTTTTTTCACGTAGCCATATGTGCTACTTTCACCGAAGCTGATCTTCATAATGGTTCCAGCTCCGCCATCTCCTTCAAGGATCTCAACGCTCTTCACAGCTTGCGGTGCAAGCTTGGCGATGAGTTTGTCACCATCAAGAGCAGTCGCATTGAACAACCTAGCAGGGGGGATGACGGAGGTGGACTCAGATTCGTATGTGAAAACACCCATGATTCTACGAAATGTTTGGAAAGtgagaaaaaaatttgatgaaaaGGAAGATGATGCAACGGGAGATTTTGAGCTGTGAAGAAGTGAGGGAGGAGCTATGTATTTTCAGAGTGAGGCTGAGGGTTGATCAAAAGGTTTATTTATGCTAGCTCCTGCTTGGTTCTATTCATTGGCGTGGGAACCATTAATTTATGTACatgtaattttgtatttttgtcaAGGGGAAGGGAGGGACCATCTGGATATTGAATAAGAAAATGCGCCGCTTACCACAAGGTCGACGAACCTCAATTATTGTTCATAACAACTGTTTGTCCAATGAGCAATCAATGTTTGACAGAGCATTTCCACTCTAAAATGCCTCGTGGGTTATAAGCAACTCAATTCCCTTATCTGAACAGTAACTTCTGTAGTGAACAGTAATTGTTCAAGTGCATCTGCATCTCTAAACTGAATAGCTCAGGCTAttgatattaaaatattatttttatttacgaataataataaaagcttggttgaaagtatttgaaaatattgaaatgtaggaTAAAGTGAAAGAAtatggttataaaaaaaaagaaaaagaaaaaagaacatgGTTATgtatttatgtaaattttttatttttttatttttaacgaatttttaataatttaagtTGTGGTTAATGTTACGATGACATCAGTCTTAGGTTATGTAGGCCAGGCGCTGGGCCAATAGATTATCGCCTGATGGAAGAATCGGGCTCCCTGgattgggctggagggtttttgaGGGGGGAATGAATGGATTGGATTGCCTACTCGCAAGGGGATTTGGTCCCGCTGGAGCTGCTCGCAGGTGGCCCACGTTGAAATGCAAGTCAAGTCCCCACTAACTACCAGCAGCTCCAATAAATTTTAGCAGCTCTAATAAATTTTAGTTAGTTtttatccgttgatcttcttcaattcatccgatccgaaggttaaaaattaaaaaagtgcgagaaaagtaaaaaggggtgtgtggatatcacgtCCTAAAATTTATTGGAGCTGCTGGTAGGTAGCCCTCGGGTCGGAGTGACGAACGCGGAATCACAGATCCAATCCACTCTGAGCAATCCCCAGTAGCTTAAGTTCGACCTTTCAGGCCTGAGCCACCTCCACTCTGAGTATCAACTATGATCGCGGATCGGAGATGACCCATTGCTCTGCCTCGGGTTAAATATTTCAAAGGAGACTCTGACCCCGCTGGTCACATCACTCTAAACAGCGACTCCGCAGCTTCGGTACAGATTCGAAATAAATTACTTTTAATGagcatgtcttttttttttttttgaacatgAGCATTTCATTTAGAAATATGATTCCGTATTTAGGATATGCATGCTTAAATTGGGCCCTAATTAGATGTTAGATACGTTGGGTTTGTTAAATGGTCATCTCTTATTTGATGTGGTTCCAAAGAAGAATCCTTAAGGAGGCATCTTCGATGCCTAACAGGGTCGGCTCTCAAGGCTTACAGCTGCCACCCTTCCTGAATTTCGACATGGCCACACTTAAGGAGACCAACTCATCAAACCTATTGTTAAAAAGAAACATTCAAATATATTATCAAATCCATGATTTTCCTTTTATTCATTGATAAATGTAGGGAAATACAATATTGAGTCTTCAATCAAAGCTCCAATTACAAGCCAGAATAGTGTtttagaagtaaaaaaaaagaaaaaagaaagaaaatgaaaaccaCACGAACAATT
The nucleotide sequence above comes from Malus sylvestris chromosome 16, drMalSylv7.2, whole genome shotgun sequence. Encoded proteins:
- the LOC126608925 gene encoding major allergen Pru av 1-like gives rise to the protein MGVFTYESESTSVIPPARLFNATALDGDKLIAKLAPQAVKSVEILEGDGGAGTIMKISFGESSTYGYVKKRIDAIDKENFVYKYSMIEGDAISETIEKISYETMLVASNNGSIIKRTCHYHTKGDVEIKEEHLKAGKEKASQLLKLVENYLLEHQDAYN